The following proteins are co-located in the Campylobacter concisus genome:
- a CDS encoding efflux RND transporter permease subunit has product MFSRFFINRPIFATVISIIIVIAGFMGIKGLPIEEYPSLTPPTVSVSATYSGADAQTIADSVASTIEDQINGVENMLYMQSTSSSAGTMNISVYFKIGSSSKQATIDVNNRVQAALSRLPQEVQNMGVTVRERSGSILQVVGFTNPNMDLIELYNYVNLNIADEIKRVSGIGDTVLIGTKEYSMRIWLKPDRLAHFKLTPSDVISQVKIQNSQYAAGKIGEQPSDGGNPYVYSVRTDGRLKNAAQFGDIIIKSSDGSVLKLKDVATIELGAASYANDAMLNGKPAIPLLLFLQNDANALATANAVKEKLNELKKTYPVGLEHTIAYNPTEFIDVSIDEVIKTFIEAMVLVLIVMYFFLKSFRATIIPMLAVPVSIIGTFGGLYVMGFSINLITLFALVLAIGIVVDDAIIVIENVERILHEDKEISVKDATFKAMEEVQTPVISIVLVLCAVFVPVSFMEGFVGVIQKQFALTLVVSVCISGFVALTLTPALCAVMLKKQESKPFWIVQKFNDFFDFSTRLFTAGVAKILRHIIISFIVIGILGFATYKLFDAVPKGLVPSEDKGALMVITSLPPSTNMLKTKEEVVSISNAILSNPNVEFTMAFAGYDILASSLRENSAVSFIKLKDWSERKGANNGADTLAGQFNGMLWGSKNSMTFVVNLPPIMGLSMTGGFEMYLQNKSGKSYNEIEADARKVSAIANARPELTNVRTTLETNYRQFKITVDKEKAKLFGVSESEIFSTVAATFGSYYINDFNLAGKSYRVYARAEESFRNNPEDLRKIFVRSYDGGMVPLNSVATLTRTIGPDIVDRFNLFPSAKIMGDPKPGYTSGDAIRAIQEVVNDTLSSEDYAISWAGTAYQEVNSQGTGTVAFIFGMIFVFLILAAQYERWLIPLAVITAVPFAVFGSLLAVWIRGLTNDIYFEIGLLLLIGLAAKNAILIVEFAMQERDSGKSIFDSAINAARLRFRPIVMTSIAFTLGVFPMVISTGAGAASRHSLGTGVVGGMIASTTIAIFFVPMFYYLLENLNEKYWRKGAKKDEK; this is encoded by the coding sequence ATGTTTTCAAGATTTTTTATAAACCGCCCGATATTTGCGACTGTTATATCTATCATCATAGTTATAGCAGGTTTTATGGGTATCAAGGGGCTTCCAATAGAGGAGTATCCAAGTCTTACTCCACCTACTGTCTCTGTAAGTGCGACATATAGCGGTGCCGATGCGCAGACTATCGCCGACTCAGTCGCAAGTACGATCGAAGATCAGATAAATGGCGTTGAAAATATGCTCTATATGCAAAGCACATCAAGCTCAGCAGGTACTATGAATATAAGCGTATATTTTAAGATCGGCTCATCGTCAAAACAAGCTACGATCGATGTAAATAACCGCGTGCAAGCTGCTCTTTCAAGGCTGCCTCAAGAAGTGCAAAATATGGGCGTAACAGTGCGCGAAAGAAGTGGCTCGATCCTTCAAGTTGTTGGCTTTACAAATCCAAATATGGATTTGATCGAACTATATAACTATGTAAATTTAAATATTGCTGATGAGATAAAAAGGGTTAGTGGCATAGGTGATACAGTATTGATAGGTACTAAAGAGTATTCTATGAGAATTTGGCTAAAGCCAGATAGACTAGCTCATTTTAAACTAACTCCAAGCGACGTCATTTCTCAAGTAAAAATTCAAAACTCACAATACGCTGCTGGCAAGATAGGCGAACAGCCATCGGATGGTGGTAATCCTTATGTTTATTCTGTTCGTACCGATGGACGTCTTAAAAATGCAGCTCAGTTTGGCGATATAATAATTAAAAGTTCCGATGGATCAGTGTTGAAGCTAAAAGATGTAGCTACCATAGAGCTTGGAGCAGCTAGCTATGCTAACGATGCGATGTTAAACGGCAAGCCGGCTATTCCTCTTTTGTTATTTTTACAAAACGATGCGAATGCTCTTGCTACCGCAAATGCTGTAAAAGAAAAGCTTAATGAGCTAAAGAAAACTTATCCTGTTGGACTAGAGCACACCATAGCTTACAATCCAACAGAATTTATAGATGTTTCAATTGATGAGGTTATAAAAACTTTCATTGAAGCGATGGTACTCGTCTTAATCGTAATGTACTTTTTCTTAAAAAGTTTTCGTGCGACTATCATTCCGATGCTTGCCGTGCCAGTATCTATCATAGGTACATTTGGCGGACTTTATGTGATGGGTTTTAGTATAAATTTGATTACACTTTTTGCCTTAGTTCTTGCCATAGGTATCGTCGTAGATGACGCTATTATCGTCATAGAAAATGTCGAGAGAATTTTGCATGAAGATAAAGAGATCAGCGTAAAAGACGCGACGTTTAAGGCGATGGAAGAGGTACAAACTCCAGTTATCTCTATCGTACTCGTGCTTTGTGCTGTTTTCGTGCCAGTCTCTTTCATGGAGGGCTTTGTTGGCGTTATACAAAAGCAGTTTGCTCTAACGCTTGTTGTTTCTGTTTGTATCTCAGGCTTTGTTGCTCTTACTCTTACGCCAGCGCTTTGTGCGGTTATGCTTAAGAAACAGGAGAGTAAGCCATTTTGGATAGTTCAGAAATTTAACGACTTCTTTGACTTTAGCACTAGACTCTTTACGGCTGGAGTGGCTAAAATTTTAAGGCATATTATTATTAGCTTTATTGTAATTGGTATTTTAGGATTTGCCACTTATAAGCTATTTGATGCTGTGCCAAAAGGGCTTGTGCCTTCAGAAGACAAGGGTGCTTTAATGGTTATCACCTCACTTCCGCCTTCAACAAATATGCTAAAGACAAAAGAAGAAGTAGTCTCGATTAGCAACGCCATTTTAAGCAATCCAAATGTTGAGTTCACTATGGCTTTTGCAGGTTATGACATACTAGCTAGCTCGCTTAGGGAAAATTCAGCCGTTAGCTTTATAAAGCTAAAAGATTGGAGTGAGAGAAAAGGCGCTAACAATGGAGCTGATACATTAGCTGGCCAGTTTAATGGTATGCTTTGGGGCTCAAAAAACTCAATGACATTCGTTGTAAATTTACCACCTATCATGGGTCTTTCAATGACTGGTGGCTTTGAGATGTATCTACAAAATAAAAGCGGCAAGAGTTACAACGAGATAGAAGCAGACGCTAGAAAAGTATCAGCAATAGCTAATGCAAGACCTGAACTAACAAATGTTAGAACCACGCTTGAGACAAATTATCGTCAGTTCAAGATAACAGTTGATAAAGAAAAAGCTAAATTATTTGGCGTAAGTGAGAGCGAAATTTTTAGCACGGTAGCAGCTACTTTTGGCTCTTACTATATAAATGACTTCAATCTTGCTGGTAAGTCTTACCGAGTATATGCAAGAGCCGAGGAAAGTTTTAGAAATAATCCTGAGGATCTAAGAAAAATTTTCGTCCGATCATATGATGGCGGCATGGTGCCACTAAATTCAGTAGCAACACTTACAAGAACGATTGGACCTGATATCGTTGATAGATTTAACCTCTTTCCATCAGCTAAGATCATGGGCGATCCAAAACCTGGCTACACATCAGGTGATGCGATAAGAGCGATCCAAGAGGTCGTAAATGATACGCTAAGCAGCGAGGACTACGCTATAAGCTGGGCGGGAACGGCATATCAAGAGGTAAATTCTCAAGGAACAGGCACAGTTGCTTTTATCTTTGGTATGATCTTTGTATTTCTCATCCTTGCTGCTCAGTACGAGAGATGGCTCATTCCACTTGCGGTTATCACAGCCGTACCATTTGCGGTATTTGGTTCATTGCTAGCAGTCTGGATAAGAGGGCTAACAAATGACATCTACTTTGAGATCGGACTCTTGCTACTCATCGGTCTAGCGGCTAAAAACGCCATTTTGATCGTAGAGTTTGCAATGCAAGAGCGTGATAGCGGTAAGAGTATATTTGACTCAGCGATAAATGCAGCTAGACTTCGCTTTAGACCAATTGTAATGACATCAATTGCATTTACTCTAGGCGTTTTCCCGATGGTTATAAGCACAGGCGCAGGCGCTGCATCTCGCCACTCGTTAGGAACTGGCGTGG
- the rpsU gene encoding 30S ribosomal protein S21 — protein sequence MPGIKVHPNESFDEGYRKFKKQTDRNLVVTEARARRFFEPKTEIRKKQKIAARKKMLKRLYMLRRYESRL from the coding sequence TTGCCTGGTATTAAGGTACATCCTAACGAGTCATTTGACGAGGGTTACAGAAAGTTTAAGAAACAAACTGACCGTAACTTAGTAGTAACTGAAGCAAGAGCTAGACGCTTCTTTGAGCCTAAAACTGAGATCCGCAAAAAACAAAAAATTGCAGCTCGCAAGAAAATGCTTAAACGTCTTTATATGCTTAGACGCTACGAGTCAAGACTCTAA
- a CDS encoding TetR/AcrR family transcriptional regulator C-terminal domain-containing protein yields the protein MEEFLTKFATIIFSIVCSKRHISLGRIMMSEGSKNGGKLGKTFLDQILKKIDLVLINFFERDEVKAKLDSKFSAKFAAKYFIQSVIGAYYYDSLLINEEPKLSEKERKKHIGLCVELFLNGISKK from the coding sequence TTGGAGGAATTTTTAACTAAATTTGCAACCATAATATTTTCTATCGTTTGTAGCAAAAGGCATATCTCTCTTGGTAGGATAATGATGAGTGAGGGTTCTAAAAATGGTGGCAAACTTGGTAAGACGTTTTTGGATCAAATTTTAAAAAAGATCGATCTTGTGCTTATAAATTTCTTTGAAAGAGATGAGGTAAAAGCCAAACTTGATTCAAAATTTTCAGCCAAATTTGCTGCAAAGTACTTTATACAAAGTGTGATAGGAGCTTATTACTACGATTCGCTTTTGATAAATGAAGAACCAAAGCTTAGTGAAAAAGAACGTAAAAAGCATATTGGCTTGTGTGTTGAGTTGTTTTTGAATGGAATTAGTAAAAAATAA
- the ccoG gene encoding cytochrome c oxidase accessory protein CcoG has translation MSKDFHLSYAKRRYIFFACITLFVFVLPFIRVNDAQLFLLSFDKSRVDLFFTKFDMQELYLLPFLFIILFLSIFFLTTLAGRVWCGWSCPQTIFRTIFRDLLQTKILKIRKNIQNKQNEPKGQILKRALAVGIWCVLALVISANFLWYFVPPLDFFAYLKEPSEHGVLLAFWLVIAIWLVYDVIILKENFCIYVCPYARVQSVMFDNDTIQVIYNQKRGGVIYNGKEKFKKPKEEGALCTGCEACVRVCPTHIDIRKGMQLECINCLECSDACAKVMKHFDESSLIEWRSINSIKEQKRVKILRFRTVAYLVILGIVLTAGALMSGKKESMLLNINRTSELYKILGENEVENSYVFLVQNTQNKEHAFYFEVDDKNIEISRPNKPFILKAGAKQRVIVTLKSKNENLSDKDLLKHINIKAYATDEPAISVQRQSTFIYPKR, from the coding sequence ATGTCAAAGGATTTTCATCTTAGCTACGCCAAGAGGCGTTACATTTTTTTTGCCTGTATCACGCTATTTGTCTTTGTTTTGCCATTTATCAGGGTAAATGATGCACAGTTATTTTTACTAAGTTTTGATAAAAGTAGAGTTGATCTCTTTTTTACAAAATTTGATATGCAAGAGCTTTATTTGTTGCCATTTTTATTTATTATTTTGTTCTTAAGCATATTTTTTCTAACGACACTTGCAGGGCGCGTTTGGTGCGGTTGGAGCTGTCCGCAAACTATTTTTAGAACGATATTTCGTGACCTTTTGCAAACTAAAATTTTAAAGATCAGAAAAAATATCCAAAATAAACAAAATGAGCCAAAAGGACAAATTTTAAAGCGTGCTTTAGCAGTTGGAATTTGGTGTGTTTTAGCTCTTGTTATTTCGGCAAATTTTCTATGGTATTTTGTGCCACCGCTTGATTTTTTTGCTTATTTAAAAGAGCCAAGCGAACATGGAGTTTTGCTTGCATTTTGGCTTGTTATTGCTATTTGGTTAGTTTATGATGTCATCATTTTAAAAGAAAATTTTTGTATTTATGTTTGTCCTTACGCTAGGGTGCAATCAGTGATGTTTGATAACGATACGATCCAAGTTATTTACAATCAAAAAAGAGGTGGCGTAATCTATAACGGAAAAGAGAAATTTAAAAAACCAAAAGAAGAAGGCGCGCTGTGTACTGGCTGCGAGGCGTGCGTAAGAGTATGCCCAACGCACATTGATATAAGAAAAGGTATGCAGCTTGAATGCATAAATTGTCTAGAGTGTAGCGATGCTTGTGCTAAAGTGATGAAGCATTTTGATGAAAGTTCACTTATTGAGTGGAGAAGTATAAACTCTATAAAAGAGCAAAAAAGAGTCAAAATTTTACGCTTTAGAACGGTTGCTTATCTCGTTATTTTGGGCATTGTTTTGACAGCTGGGGCATTGATGAGTGGAAAAAAAGAAAGTATGCTTTTAAACATAAATAGAACAAGTGAGCTTTATAAAATTTTAGGCGAAAATGAAGTCGAAAATTCTTACGTATTTTTGGTGCAAAATACACAAAATAAAGAGCATGCCTTTTACTTTGAAGTAGATGATAAGAATATAGAAATTTCTCGTCCAAATAAGCCATTTATATTAAAAGCTGGTGCAAAGCAACGAGTCATTGTCACATTAAAATCAAAAAATGAAAATTTAAGCGATAAAGATCTTTTAAAACATATAAATATAAAAGCCTATGCCACCGATGAGCCAGCTATCAGCGTGCAAAGGCAAAGTACTTTTATCTATCCTAAAAGATGA
- a CDS encoding D-2-hydroxyacid dehydrogenase has product MKIVCLDAATLGENVDLSVFKKFGEFISYQKTKSEEIVPRLKGVDVVITNKVIIDKAVMEATNLKLICISATGMNNVDLEHAKAKNIAVRNVAGYSTASVVQHTFAMLFELTNHIKFYDEYVKSGEWVKSEIFTYLGADISEIAGKEFGIIGLGEIGRGVAVVARAFGANVSYYSTSGANKNSEFAQKSLDELLRSSDIISIHAPLNEKTRNLLGTNEINLLKDDAIVLNLGRGGIVDEAAMARAIDERNLRFGTDVLESEPMSKNSPFLNVKNKENLLITPHVAWGSLEARKTLIAKIVANIENFINESK; this is encoded by the coding sequence ATGAAAATCGTTTGTTTAGACGCGGCCACGTTGGGAGAGAACGTAGATCTTAGTGTTTTTAAGAAATTTGGCGAGTTTATCAGCTATCAAAAAACAAAAAGCGAAGAGATCGTGCCTCGTCTAAAGGGCGTTGATGTGGTCATCACAAACAAGGTCATCATCGACAAAGCCGTGATGGAGGCGACAAATTTAAAGCTCATTTGTATAAGCGCAACTGGCATGAATAATGTCGATTTGGAGCATGCAAAAGCTAAAAACATAGCTGTTAGAAACGTCGCTGGCTACTCAACCGCAAGCGTCGTGCAACACACGTTTGCGATGCTTTTTGAGCTAACAAATCACATCAAATTTTATGACGAATACGTTAAAAGCGGAGAGTGGGTGAAGAGTGAAATTTTCACCTATCTTGGCGCAGATATCAGCGAGATCGCTGGCAAAGAATTTGGCATCATCGGACTTGGCGAGATAGGGCGTGGCGTGGCGGTAGTTGCACGTGCATTTGGTGCAAATGTGAGCTACTACTCGACAAGCGGAGCAAATAAAAATAGCGAATTTGCGCAAAAAAGTTTAGACGAGCTACTAAGAAGCAGCGACATCATCAGCATCCACGCACCACTAAACGAAAAGACTAGAAATTTACTAGGCACAAACGAGATAAATTTGCTAAAAGATGATGCGATAGTGCTAAATTTAGGACGTGGCGGCATAGTGGACGAAGCGGCTATGGCAAGGGCGATAGATGAGAGAAATTTACGCTTTGGTACGGACGTTTTGGAGAGCGAGCCAATGAGCAAAAATAGCCCATTTTTAAATGTAAAAAACAAAGAAAATCTACTCATCACGCCGCACGTGGCATGGGGTAGCCTGGAGGCTAGAAAGACGCTCATCGCAAAGATCGTCGCAAACATCGAAAATTTTATCAATGAGAGCAAGTAA
- a CDS encoding glutathionylspermidine synthase family protein: MINLRKITPLNNEFMEKIGFAWHTDNDNSSYIADEIVQVKASEADAYYEAANELYDMYVNAAQYVIDNNLFHEIGIPFNLVDSIKKSWENDVHWHLYGRFDLAGGLDGKPIKLIEFNADTPTAVFETAIIQWAMLKLNHMDEAEQFNNLYEALKQNFKRLITLGDDNVNFEDVYEGWGILFSSIAGSIEDEQTVKLLQYIAKEAGFKTDFAYVDEVVFNDDEGIFKGDENFEYWFKLVPWESIAIDEGELALILSNIIKNQKAIIINPAYTLLFQSKGILKILWDLYPNHPLLLETSNEPLKGKKYVKKPVFGREGANVSIHDENGAQIASNDGEYDSNKAIYQEFYEFNQDERGDNYQAGVFYAYEACALGYRKGGKILDNYSKFVGHFIKD, encoded by the coding sequence ATGATAAATTTAAGAAAAATCACTCCGTTAAATAACGAATTTATGGAAAAAATCGGCTTTGCATGGCATACAGATAACGATAACAGCTCATATATCGCAGATGAGATCGTACAGGTAAAAGCAAGTGAAGCGGATGCTTACTATGAAGCGGCAAATGAGCTATACGATATGTATGTAAATGCTGCTCAGTACGTCATTGACAACAACCTTTTTCACGAGATAGGCATACCATTTAATCTCGTTGATAGCATCAAAAAAAGCTGGGAAAATGACGTTCACTGGCACCTTTATGGCAGGTTTGATCTAGCGGGTGGGCTTGATGGCAAGCCGATAAAACTGATCGAATTTAACGCCGACACGCCAACGGCAGTCTTTGAGACGGCGATCATCCAGTGGGCGATGCTAAAGCTAAATCATATGGATGAAGCAGAACAATTTAATAACCTTTATGAGGCTCTAAAGCAAAATTTTAAGCGTCTAATAACTCTTGGCGATGATAATGTAAATTTTGAGGATGTTTACGAGGGCTGGGGGATACTATTTAGCTCTATCGCTGGCAGTATCGAGGATGAGCAAACCGTGAAATTACTACAATACATCGCAAAAGAGGCTGGATTTAAAACCGACTTTGCCTACGTTGATGAGGTCGTTTTTAACGATGATGAGGGCATTTTTAAAGGTGATGAAAATTTCGAGTACTGGTTTAAGCTTGTGCCTTGGGAGAGCATAGCGATCGATGAGGGCGAGCTAGCACTCATACTTTCAAATATCATCAAAAACCAAAAAGCCATTATCATAAATCCAGCCTACACACTACTTTTTCAAAGTAAGGGAATTTTAAAAATTCTTTGGGATCTTTATCCAAATCATCCACTCTTACTTGAGACTTCAAACGAGCCACTAAAAGGCAAAAAATATGTGAAAAAGCCGGTATTTGGCAGAGAAGGAGCTAACGTCTCAATACACGATGAAAACGGTGCGCAAATAGCAAGTAATGACGGCGAATACGACTCAAATAAAGCCATTTATCAAGAATTTTACGAGTTTAATCAAGATGAAAGAGGCGATAACTACCAAGCAGGCGTATTTTACGCTTATGAAGCGTGTGCGCTTGGATATAGAAAGGGCGGCAAAATTTTAGATAACTACTCTAAATTTGTAGGACATTTCATTAAGGACTAA
- a CDS encoding UPF0323 family lipoprotein — MKHIKKIATYAAVGGFGAIVMAGLAGCGSNNGGDENALNEVAQKNGAFVIIEESAPGVYKILEEYPSTETRVVLKDINGTERVLSKDEIDKLLAQANANIDNGTSNLTKTSDAQLSSGSLSLGETILASAAGAILGSWIGSKLFGNQNFQATRQNSYKNPSAYTRSVDSFNKQKAANSAARSSGGKSGFFGGGSKSSSSSSSFGG; from the coding sequence ATGAAACACATTAAAAAGATAGCTACTTATGCTGCGGTAGGCGGATTTGGTGCGATCGTTATGGCTGGCCTTGCTGGTTGTGGCAGTAACAATGGCGGTGATGAAAACGCACTAAATGAGGTTGCACAAAAAAATGGTGCCTTTGTCATCATCGAAGAGAGCGCACCTGGCGTTTATAAAATCTTAGAAGAGTACCCAAGCACCGAAACTAGGGTCGTGCTAAAAGATATCAACGGCACTGAGCGTGTGCTAAGTAAAGACGAGATCGATAAGCTCCTAGCTCAAGCAAACGCAAATATCGACAATGGCACTTCAAATTTAACAAAAACGAGTGATGCACAGCTAAGTAGCGGCAGTCTAAGCCTTGGTGAGACGATACTTGCCTCAGCAGCCGGTGCGATACTTGGTAGCTGGATAGGTAGCAAGCTTTTTGGAAATCAAAATTTCCAAGCTACTCGTCAAAATTCTTACAAAAATCCAAGCGCATACACAAGAAGCGTTGATAGCTTTAATAAGCAAAAAGCGGCAAATTCTGCTGCAAGAAGCAGTGGCGGCAAGAGTGGATTTTTCGGTGGTGGCTCAAAATCAAGCTCTAGCTCATCAAGCTTTGGAGGCTGA
- a CDS encoding efflux RND transporter periplasmic adaptor subunit — MANFKSALVLSVAVLFLSGCFENKENKAAAGRQMPLSHVDIFIAQKTDIPISFDYTATVASSQDVIIYPKVGGTIIKQFFKPGSKVKAGDKLFLIDPEKYQASFDSLDASVGVANANLKNAETEFKRISALYKKNAVSQKDYDAAVAAYDIANANLVSAKANLKNAKIDLGYTTIIAPFDGVVGDNQVDVGSLVIANQTKLVRLTKINPIEAEFYIADVDNLTRKTNLDNGSWQQLNSDAVLSVNGENFNGKVNFIDNVVNTATGSVLAKASFDNSEGKILPGAFGHIKMSGFVQKNAFNIPQVALQQSATNSYVLVVKDGKVSQKNVKTGYQTKNMVAVTEGLEDGDKIIVNNFLKIGVGAPVETDKDLSAEFINGKDVNATSSK; from the coding sequence ATGGCAAATTTTAAAAGTGCTCTTGTGCTTTCGGTTGCAGTTTTATTTCTAAGTGGTTGTTTCGAAAATAAAGAGAATAAAGCGGCAGCAGGTCGCCAGATGCCACTATCTCATGTGGATATTTTTATCGCACAAAAAACAGACATACCTATTAGTTTTGATTACACTGCAACGGTTGCAAGTAGTCAAGATGTCATCATCTATCCAAAGGTTGGCGGCACGATCATAAAGCAGTTTTTTAAGCCAGGAAGTAAAGTAAAAGCGGGCGATAAGTTATTTTTAATAGATCCAGAAAAATATCAAGCTAGCTTTGACTCACTTGATGCCTCTGTTGGCGTGGCAAATGCAAATTTGAAAAATGCCGAGACCGAGTTTAAAAGAATTTCTGCCCTTTATAAGAAAAATGCAGTCTCTCAAAAAGACTATGACGCAGCAGTTGCAGCCTATGACATTGCAAATGCGAATTTAGTAAGCGCAAAAGCAAATTTAAAAAATGCAAAAATCGACCTTGGTTACACGACTATCATAGCGCCATTTGACGGCGTAGTGGGTGATAACCAAGTAGATGTTGGCTCGCTTGTCATAGCAAACCAAACAAAGCTTGTAAGACTTACAAAAATAAATCCTATTGAAGCAGAATTTTATATCGCTGATGTGGATAATCTAACTAGAAAGACAAATTTGGATAACGGCTCGTGGCAACAGCTAAATAGTGATGCTGTGTTAAGCGTCAATGGCGAAAATTTTAATGGTAAAGTAAATTTTATAGATAACGTCGTAAATACCGCAACTGGCAGCGTTTTAGCAAAGGCTAGCTTTGATAATAGTGAAGGTAAAATTTTACCAGGTGCGTTTGGTCATATAAAGATGAGTGGATTTGTTCAAAAAAATGCCTTTAACATCCCACAAGTTGCTCTTCAACAAAGCGCTACAAACTCTTATGTTTTAGTCGTAAAAGATGGCAAAGTAAGCCAAAAAAATGTAAAAACAGGATATCAAACAAAAAATATGGTAGCAGTCACTGAAGGTCTTGAAGATGGCGATAAGATAATCGTTAATAACTTCCTTAAAATCGGAGTTGGTGCACCAGTTGAAACTGATAAAGACCTAAGTGCGGAATTTATAAACGGCAAAGATGTAAACGCTACAAGTAGCAAGTAA
- a CDS encoding DNA-binding protein has product MQKLAINEAAEILGITKEAVYNRIRRGSINTVIENGIKFVILDEKPSSEKATKSAPKSTKIKSQNDEFVNYLLNELSELKSLNLNLQADKDRLFKEKEQMLIERKNEILQIYKDRDEKLMQFLNAMQRPLLAQKNDDMPNNEAIEAEIENESKWINLSEFLKELNLKPKATKKASEKIIKNIHRSKFIKFKRGVILVRRHKNLKELIGEI; this is encoded by the coding sequence ATGCAAAAGCTAGCTATAAACGAAGCTGCAGAAATTTTAGGCATAACAAAAGAAGCAGTCTATAATAGAATCCGCCGTGGTTCTATAAATACAGTCATTGAAAATGGCATAAAATTTGTCATCCTTGATGAGAAACCAAGTAGCGAAAAAGCCACAAAATCCGCTCCAAAAAGCACAAAAATTAAATCCCAAAATGATGAGTTTGTAAATTATTTGCTAAATGAGTTAAGCGAGTTAAAGAGCTTAAATTTAAACTTGCAAGCCGATAAAGATAGGCTTTTTAAAGAAAAAGAGCAGATGTTAATCGAGCGAAAAAATGAAATTTTGCAAATTTATAAAGATAGAGATGAGAAGCTCATGCAGTTTTTAAATGCTATGCAAAGGCCGCTTTTAGCACAAAAAAATGACGATATGCCAAATAATGAAGCGATAGAGGCTGAGATAGAAAATGAGTCAAAATGGATAAATTTAAGTGAATTTTTAAAGGAGTTAAATCTAAAGCCAAAGGCAACGAAAAAGGCCAGTGAAAAGATAATAAAAAACATACACCGCTCCAAATTTATAAAATTTAAACGAGGGGTGATACTTGTTAGAAGACATAAAAATTTAAAAGAGTTGATAGGAGAGATATGA